A region of Streptomyces sp. NBC_01267 DNA encodes the following proteins:
- a CDS encoding response regulator transcription factor has protein sequence MPEPVEAVEMRAALLRMRRATGLPVAFGGLLTGTRQLRIAELSGTATPALRGLAVSAGNGLGGKSIALSRPCAVTDYHSSLHISHEYDTAVGAEGLRAVLAVPVVVRRQVRGVLYGAVREPLAFGDRTYNAAVEAARDVEQSLVVRDEVQRLLAAAREPVAGPGAWEHVREAHSELRALAPRIVDPELRGELLAVCGRLVCGSPERERQIVLAPREVDVLAWVATGATNAAAGARLGLKPETVKGYLRSAMRKLGAHTRLEAVVAARRAGLLP, from the coding sequence GTGCCGGAGCCGGTCGAGGCAGTGGAGATGCGGGCGGCGCTGCTGCGGATGCGTCGCGCGACCGGGCTGCCGGTCGCCTTCGGCGGCCTGCTGACCGGTACCAGACAGCTGCGCATCGCCGAGCTGAGCGGTACGGCGACGCCGGCGCTGCGCGGGCTCGCGGTGTCCGCGGGCAACGGTCTGGGCGGCAAGTCGATCGCGCTGTCCCGCCCCTGCGCGGTGACCGACTACCACTCGTCGCTCCACATCAGCCACGAGTACGACACGGCGGTGGGCGCGGAGGGGCTGCGCGCGGTGCTCGCGGTGCCCGTGGTGGTGCGCCGCCAGGTGCGCGGGGTGCTGTACGGAGCGGTGCGCGAACCACTGGCGTTCGGTGACCGTACGTACAACGCGGCGGTCGAGGCGGCGCGCGACGTGGAGCAGTCCCTGGTCGTACGGGACGAGGTGCAGCGTCTCCTCGCGGCGGCCCGGGAGCCGGTGGCCGGACCCGGCGCGTGGGAGCACGTCCGGGAGGCGCACAGCGAACTGCGCGCGCTGGCCCCGCGCATCGTGGATCCGGAACTCCGTGGCGAACTCCTCGCGGTGTGCGGGCGGCTGGTCTGCGGAAGCCCGGAGCGGGAACGGCAGATCGTGCTGGCGCCCCGCGAGGTGGACGTACTGGCCTGGGTGGCCACGGGCGCGACGAACGCGGCGGCCGGGGCGCGGCTGGGCCTGAAACCCGAGACGGTGAAGGGCTATCTGCGGTCCGCGATGCGCAAACTGGGGGCGCACACCCGGCTGGAGGCGGTCGTTGCGGCGCGGCGGGCCGGTCTGCTGCCGTAG
- a CDS encoding recombinase family protein: MSNGEELPPEQLMDIYARKSVKIEGRRGDLSPAMQEGRGRDWGEWQGLTVRRVWADKLSASKNIKRPDYDRALLALANGEIKTLWCYKLDRFSRKGALAVLSVLEGLNGGRIIFGEDGLDSSDPNHRRMIMWKAEDAREESERISKRVTDTKTSQRDRGEWVSGRVPYGLVADEDRKLIPDTSRAHPEHPNKGSKATIAKRIFERAAGGKTLREIAAELDNEGIPGPMGGFWNPNTIYRLLHNPALSGWQVVKLGNGPGTIYTDPKGKRVRAGVCLVSDADRERATRTIAGHQKPDKTTSGTARGRRHHLLTDLTECATCGRSAPMSSRSYACMSTQGHRCAAPASAYAPPLERFVRDQWLNQLTNSDPEDPLLVVVAQRWGVLTQPEETAEIEEARASLAAAESQMERLLRDRRKGLYEGPAARFFEPAWDDVNRDMQEARTLLKGVGGVAVDISFLLDHHTAMEAWEAADIPLRRELLRLAIDRIKINKVTTVSKRGEFNGFDRVDIRWATVSEV, translated from the coding sequence GTGAGCAATGGGGAAGAGCTGCCGCCCGAGCAGCTGATGGACATCTACGCCCGCAAGTCCGTCAAGATCGAGGGACGTCGTGGGGACCTGTCGCCGGCCATGCAGGAGGGTCGGGGACGCGACTGGGGGGAGTGGCAAGGGCTCACTGTACGCAGGGTGTGGGCCGACAAGCTGAGCGCGTCGAAGAACATCAAGCGCCCCGACTATGACCGGGCGCTTTTGGCGTTGGCGAATGGGGAGATCAAGACACTGTGGTGTTACAAGCTCGACCGGTTCAGTCGAAAAGGCGCTCTCGCGGTCCTGTCTGTCCTTGAGGGGCTGAACGGCGGGCGGATCATTTTCGGAGAAGACGGCCTGGACTCGTCGGACCCGAACCATCGTCGAATGATCATGTGGAAGGCCGAGGACGCCCGAGAGGAATCGGAGCGGATCTCTAAGCGCGTAACGGACACTAAAACGTCGCAGCGCGACAGGGGCGAATGGGTGTCCGGCCGAGTCCCTTACGGGCTCGTGGCCGACGAGGACCGGAAGCTGATCCCAGATACATCCAGGGCTCATCCCGAGCACCCCAACAAGGGCAGCAAGGCGACCATCGCAAAGCGTATTTTCGAACGCGCTGCGGGCGGTAAAACCCTCCGGGAAATCGCGGCCGAACTGGACAACGAGGGCATCCCGGGGCCTATGGGCGGCTTCTGGAATCCCAACACTATCTACCGACTGCTACACAATCCCGCGCTGAGCGGGTGGCAGGTGGTGAAGCTGGGCAACGGCCCGGGAACCATCTATACGGACCCCAAGGGGAAGCGAGTTCGCGCAGGTGTGTGCCTGGTATCGGATGCGGACAGGGAGCGGGCCACCCGGACAATTGCCGGGCACCAGAAGCCGGACAAGACCACGTCAGGCACGGCCCGGGGGCGGCGCCATCATCTGCTGACGGACCTGACGGAGTGCGCCACGTGCGGACGCTCCGCGCCTATGTCCAGCCGCTCCTATGCCTGCATGTCGACGCAAGGGCACAGGTGCGCAGCTCCTGCGTCGGCGTACGCTCCGCCCCTGGAACGGTTCGTCAGGGACCAGTGGCTCAACCAGCTGACCAACTCCGACCCAGAGGACCCGCTACTAGTGGTGGTGGCTCAGCGCTGGGGGGTGCTCACACAGCCCGAGGAGACGGCGGAAATCGAAGAGGCTCGTGCGTCACTGGCAGCCGCTGAGAGCCAAATGGAGCGACTCTTGAGAGACCGTCGCAAGGGGCTCTACGAAGGCCCCGCAGCACGGTTCTTCGAGCCGGCGTGGGACGACGTCAACCGGGACATGCAGGAAGCCAGGACGCTGCTCAAGGGCGTGGGAGGTGTCGCGGTAGATATCAGCTTCCTGCTTGACCACCACACCGCCATGGAGGCATGGGAGGCGGCTGACATCCCGCTACGGCGCGAGCTGCTGCGGCTGGCTATAGATCGCATCAAGATCAACAAGGTAACGACCGTCTCAAAGCGTGGCGAGTTCAACGGGTTTGATCGCGTGGACATCCGATGGGCCACTGTGAGCGAGGTCTGA
- a CDS encoding C39 family peptidase encodes MRTRIGVAVTALAAVAGLALAAPASAGGMTPQQHAPGSGTYPSSAAVHGYQFQTEPYGMNGAWCGPAATRLAITAQGKYPSVSTLASEERAGGSRSGAGTATIGLVTTSLNKHIGRNFYQNKTSKSLTTLKRDLRYDFTHGYVIVANVKGSAKDTQGRTRRYSGGHYLDVVGYYNDASRVTIEDIAYPRTPSSGSGYHRRYNMTTANLLNWINFGYSGYSA; translated from the coding sequence ATGCGTACACGTATCGGAGTTGCCGTCACGGCCCTGGCCGCGGTGGCCGGACTCGCCCTGGCGGCCCCGGCGTCGGCCGGCGGCATGACACCGCAGCAGCACGCGCCCGGCTCAGGGACCTACCCCTCGTCGGCCGCCGTGCACGGCTACCAGTTCCAGACGGAGCCGTACGGAATGAACGGCGCCTGGTGCGGACCGGCGGCGACACGGCTCGCCATCACCGCGCAGGGCAAGTACCCGTCGGTGTCGACGCTCGCCTCCGAGGAGAGGGCGGGCGGTTCCAGGAGCGGTGCCGGTACCGCCACCATCGGGCTGGTCACCACGTCGCTCAACAAGCACATAGGCCGGAACTTCTACCAGAACAAGACGTCCAAGAGCCTGACGACGCTCAAGCGGGACCTGCGCTACGACTTCACCCACGGCTACGTCATCGTGGCCAACGTCAAGGGGAGCGCCAAGGACACCCAGGGCCGTACCCGGCGCTACTCGGGCGGTCACTACCTCGATGTCGTGGGGTACTACAACGACGCGAGCCGGGTGACCATCGAGGACATCGCCTACCCGAGGACGCCCTCCTCGGGCAGCGGGTACCACCGTCGCTACAACATGACCACCGCCAACCTGCTGAACTGGATCAACTTCGGATACAGCGGGTACTCGGCCTGA
- a CDS encoding GNAT family N-acetyltransferase, translated as MTHSPTDRLVVARAAEEDWSAISEWAHDEGWNPGVRDARSFFAQDPDGFFIGRLGGEPVSAISVVNYGARYAFLGFYLVRPDMRGRGHGLATWRAALAHAGDRTVGLDGVVAQQDNYRRSGFTASHRTVRHTGTLPVRSAEAVRPAVASDREVLAAYDSACYPADRPRFLENWLTTDGHRAFVRVVDRRLTGFAVIRPARTSLRIGPLFADSPSDAEALYGALAQEAGATPVAVDVPESNRAGTALARSLGLTPSFETARMYTGPIRQVAEQCVYGVTTLELG; from the coding sequence ATGACGCACTCACCCACCGACCGGCTCGTCGTCGCGCGGGCGGCCGAGGAGGACTGGTCCGCGATCAGCGAGTGGGCGCACGACGAAGGGTGGAATCCCGGAGTCCGCGACGCGCGGAGCTTCTTCGCCCAGGACCCCGACGGCTTCTTCATCGGCCGGCTGGGCGGGGAGCCGGTCTCCGCGATCTCCGTCGTCAACTACGGTGCGCGCTACGCCTTTCTGGGCTTCTACCTGGTCCGCCCGGATATGCGGGGGCGCGGCCACGGCCTGGCCACCTGGCGGGCCGCGCTGGCCCACGCGGGCGACCGGACCGTCGGTCTCGACGGTGTGGTGGCCCAGCAGGACAACTACCGCAGGTCAGGATTCACGGCGTCCCACCGCACCGTCCGCCACACCGGCACGCTGCCTGTCCGCAGCGCCGAGGCGGTCCGGCCCGCCGTGGCGTCGGACCGCGAGGTGCTCGCCGCGTACGACAGCGCGTGCTACCCGGCCGACCGTCCCCGGTTCCTGGAGAACTGGCTGACCACGGACGGCCATCGCGCGTTCGTCCGCGTCGTCGACCGGCGGCTGACCGGATTCGCGGTGATCCGGCCGGCCCGCACGTCCCTCCGTATCGGCCCGCTGTTCGCCGACTCCCCCTCCGATGCCGAAGCGCTGTACGGAGCGCTGGCGCAGGAGGCGGGTGCGACTCCGGTCGCGGTGGACGTACCGGAGTCCAACCGCGCGGGCACGGCGCTCGCGCGTTCGCTCGGGCTCACCCCTTCCTTCGAGACGGCCCGGATGTACACCGGGCCGATCCGACAGGTCGCGGAGCAGTGTGTCTACGGGGTCACCACGCTGGAACTCGGCTGA
- a CDS encoding LysR family transcriptional regulator → MELRQLSYFVTVAEELHFGRAAERLHIVQSAVSQQIRRLERELGAELFDRSPRHVRLTGAGERLLPEARAVLTAADRARAAVAPRTALRLGTSTGLGAHLDRVLAAFAALAPDTAVELVSAPTRARLEQVADGRLDAAFVRSPEPALGVRIIPLWEEPLVAVVPAGHPLAARRDVDLSDLAPLQLRITARRTNPALVDLVVNACHEAGFEPLPGPVGGSLQDTLATIGASAIPQWTVVYAAHARQLHSPRVAFLPFRARPLALSTSLAVRQSAPPRCLDQLLKACATPSTSDDHQN, encoded by the coding sequence ATGGAGTTGCGCCAGCTCAGCTATTTCGTGACCGTCGCCGAGGAACTGCACTTCGGGCGGGCCGCCGAACGGCTGCACATAGTCCAGTCCGCGGTGAGCCAGCAGATCCGGCGCCTGGAGCGGGAGCTGGGCGCGGAGCTCTTCGACCGCTCACCCCGGCACGTACGGCTCACCGGGGCGGGGGAGCGGCTGCTGCCCGAGGCGCGGGCCGTGCTCACAGCGGCGGACCGGGCGCGCGCGGCCGTCGCCCCGCGCACCGCCCTGCGCCTGGGGACGAGTACCGGTCTCGGTGCCCATCTGGACCGGGTACTGGCCGCCTTCGCCGCTCTCGCCCCCGACACCGCGGTCGAGTTGGTCTCCGCGCCCACCCGGGCCCGGCTGGAGCAGGTCGCGGACGGTCGGCTCGATGCGGCGTTCGTACGCTCCCCGGAGCCCGCTCTCGGCGTACGGATCATCCCGCTCTGGGAGGAACCCCTGGTCGCGGTCGTCCCGGCCGGGCATCCGCTCGCCGCGCGGCGGGACGTCGATCTGTCGGACCTGGCCCCGCTCCAGCTGAGGATCACCGCCCGCCGTACCAACCCGGCACTCGTCGACCTCGTCGTGAACGCCTGCCACGAGGCCGGATTCGAGCCGCTGCCGGGACCGGTCGGCGGCTCGCTCCAGGACACCCTCGCGACCATCGGCGCGTCCGCGATCCCGCAGTGGACCGTCGTGTACGCCGCGCACGCCCGCCAACTGCACAGCCCACGCGTGGCGTTCCTGCCCTTCCGCGCGCGTCCCCTGGCTCTGTCCACCTCGCTCGCCGTGCGGCAGTCCGCCCCGCCGCGCTGCCTCGATCAGCTGCTGAAAGCCTGCGCTACGCCTTCCACCAGCGACGATCACCAGAACTGA
- the dmpI gene encoding 4-oxalocrotonate tautomerase DmpI, which translates to MPIVTVQQGPRDIELKRELVKQITDAFVDSLKIPAEAVQVWIQEVPTDSWAIGGRLTADK; encoded by the coding sequence ATGCCGATCGTCACTGTCCAGCAGGGTCCGCGCGACATCGAGCTCAAGCGCGAACTGGTCAAGCAGATCACCGACGCCTTCGTCGACTCGCTCAAGATCCCGGCCGAGGCCGTACAGGTCTGGATCCAGGAGGTGCCGACCGACAGCTGGGCCATCGGGGGCAGGCTCACCGCCGACAAGTAG
- a CDS encoding winged helix DNA-binding domain-containing protein has translation MAPMSTRALNRATLDRQLLLRRAPWSAEEAVTHLLGLQAQNTRPPYFQLWSRLDGFDPRELSGLLADRAVVRIVTMRSTIHLHTADDALTLRPLVQAARERELRAFRGRLTGVDLDRLADLARDLVEERPRTMKELRERLLTEWPDADPLALSVAARCRLPLVQVTPRGLWGRSGQVALTTVEQWLGRGPGTVPAPDATVLRYLSAFGPASVKDMQMWAGLTRLGEVFERLRPQLVTFRDSAGTELFDLPEAPRPDEDTPAPPRFLPEFDNLLLAHADRTRVIPAEYRGRNGKGNQNFGTFLLDGFLAGIWRLKEDRDTATLQLDPFARLGRADRDALAEEGERLLSGMTGAGAHHLRFGAFTG, from the coding sequence ATGGCCCCGATGAGTACCCGCGCACTCAACCGCGCCACCCTGGACCGACAGCTTCTGCTGCGCCGTGCCCCCTGGTCCGCCGAGGAGGCCGTGACCCATCTGCTCGGTCTTCAGGCGCAGAACACCAGGCCCCCGTACTTCCAGCTCTGGTCCCGGCTCGACGGGTTCGATCCGCGGGAGCTGTCCGGTCTGCTGGCGGACCGTGCGGTCGTACGCATCGTGACCATGCGCTCCACCATCCATCTGCACACCGCCGACGACGCCCTCACCCTGCGCCCCCTCGTCCAGGCCGCCCGCGAGCGGGAGCTGAGGGCCTTCCGCGGCCGGCTCACCGGGGTCGACCTGGACCGGCTCGCCGACCTGGCGCGCGACCTCGTCGAGGAGCGGCCCCGCACCATGAAGGAGCTTCGCGAGCGGCTGCTCACGGAGTGGCCGGACGCCGATCCGCTCGCCCTGTCCGTCGCCGCCCGCTGCCGCCTGCCGCTCGTACAGGTCACCCCGCGCGGGCTGTGGGGCAGGAGCGGCCAGGTCGCCCTCACCACCGTCGAGCAGTGGCTCGGCCGCGGGCCGGGGACCGTACCCGCGCCCGATGCGACCGTGCTGCGCTATCTGAGCGCCTTCGGTCCCGCCTCGGTCAAGGACATGCAGATGTGGGCGGGACTGACCCGGCTGGGTGAAGTGTTCGAACGACTGAGGCCGCAGCTCGTCACCTTCCGTGACAGCGCCGGAACCGAACTCTTCGATCTGCCGGAGGCCCCGCGGCCGGACGAGGACACCCCGGCGCCGCCGCGTTTTCTCCCCGAGTTCGACAATCTGCTGCTGGCACACGCGGACCGTACGCGGGTGATCCCCGCCGAGTACCGGGGTCGCAACGGCAAGGGCAACCAGAACTTCGGCACCTTCCTCCTCGACGGATTCCTCGCCGGGATCTGGCGGCTGAAGGAGGACCGGGACACCGCGACCCTTCAGCTCGACCCCTTCGCCCGGCTCGGCCGCGCCGACCGCGACGCCCTGGCCGAAGAGGGGGAGCGGCTGCTCAGCGGCATGACGGGCGCCGGCGCGCACCACCTCCGGTTCGGTGCCTTCACCGGGTGA
- a CDS encoding AMP-binding protein, which yields MASTNATEEFRSARDFLLRNREEYRTAYEGFSWPRPEHFNWALEWFDVIARDNDRTALHIVEEDGTGSKVSFAEMSRRSDRAANWLRARGVRPGDRILVMLGNQQELWETALAAMKLRAVVIPATPLLGPVDLRDRIDRGRARHVLVRSEDTAKFAGVEGTYTRIAVGDDVPAGWLSYADAADASADFEPDGPTGADDPLMLYFTSGTTARPKLVEHTHTSYPVGHLATMYWIGLRPGDVHLNISSPGWAKHAWSNLFAPWNAEATVFIHNYTRFDPTRLMAEMDRVGVTSFCAPPTVWRMLIQADLGQLRTPPREVAAAGEPLNPEVIETVRREWGVTIRDGFGQTETAVQVANSPGQLLKAGSMGRPTPGYKVELLDPVTGEPGASEGEISLDLAARPVGLMTGYWGEPERTAEAMAGGYYRTGDIGSRDADGYITYIGRSDDVFKASDYKISPFELESALLEHEAVAEAAVVPAPDPLRLAVPKAYVVLAEGWEPGPDVAKLLFAHSRAVLAPYKRIRRIEFGELPKTVSGKIRRIELREATAAGSPAEYLEGDLR from the coding sequence ATGGCGTCGACCAATGCGACGGAGGAGTTCCGGTCCGCACGGGATTTCCTGCTCCGGAACCGCGAGGAGTACCGCACGGCCTACGAGGGCTTCAGCTGGCCGCGGCCCGAGCATTTCAACTGGGCGCTCGAATGGTTCGACGTCATCGCACGGGACAACGACCGGACCGCGCTGCACATCGTCGAGGAGGACGGCACCGGGAGCAAGGTCTCGTTCGCCGAGATGTCCAGGCGGTCCGACCGCGCGGCGAACTGGCTGCGGGCCCGGGGCGTCCGGCCGGGCGACCGCATCCTCGTCATGCTCGGCAACCAGCAGGAACTGTGGGAGACGGCGCTGGCCGCGATGAAGCTGCGCGCCGTCGTCATCCCGGCGACCCCGCTGCTCGGGCCCGTCGATCTGCGCGACCGGATCGACCGCGGCCGGGCCCGCCATGTGCTCGTACGGTCCGAGGACACCGCCAAGTTCGCCGGTGTGGAGGGCACTTACACCCGGATCGCGGTCGGTGACGACGTCCCGGCGGGCTGGCTGTCGTACGCGGACGCCGCCGACGCCTCCGCCGACTTCGAGCCCGACGGACCCACCGGCGCCGACGATCCGCTGATGCTGTACTTCACCTCCGGGACGACCGCCCGGCCCAAACTGGTCGAGCACACCCACACGTCCTACCCGGTCGGCCACCTGGCGACGATGTACTGGATCGGTCTGCGGCCCGGCGACGTCCACCTCAACATCTCCTCGCCCGGCTGGGCCAAGCACGCCTGGTCGAACCTCTTCGCGCCGTGGAACGCCGAGGCGACGGTGTTCATCCACAACTACACCCGCTTCGACCCCACCCGGCTGATGGCCGAGATGGACCGGGTGGGGGTGACGTCCTTCTGCGCGCCGCCGACCGTCTGGCGGATGCTGATCCAGGCCGACCTCGGTCAGCTGCGGACCCCGCCGCGCGAGGTCGCAGCCGCGGGCGAGCCGCTCAACCCGGAGGTCATCGAGACGGTGCGGCGCGAGTGGGGGGTGACGATCCGCGACGGCTTCGGGCAGACCGAGACCGCCGTCCAGGTCGCCAACTCCCCCGGGCAGCTGCTCAAAGCGGGCTCCATGGGCCGTCCGACACCCGGGTACAAGGTCGAACTGCTCGACCCGGTCACCGGGGAGCCCGGGGCGAGCGAAGGGGAGATCTCGCTCGATCTCGCCGCGCGTCCGGTCGGACTGATGACGGGCTACTGGGGCGAGCCGGAGCGGACCGCCGAGGCGATGGCCGGTGGTTACTACCGCACCGGGGACATCGGCTCGCGCGACGCCGACGGCTACATCACCTACATCGGCCGGTCCGACGACGTCTTCAAGGCGTCCGACTACAAGATCTCGCCGTTCGAGCTGGAGAGCGCCCTCCTGGAGCACGAGGCCGTGGCGGAGGCCGCGGTCGTCCCGGCGCCCGATCCGCTGCGGCTCGCCGTGCCGAAGGCGTACGTCGTACTCGCCGAGGGCTGGGAGCCCGGACCCGACGTGGCGAAGCTGCTCTTCGCGCACTCACGCGCGGTGCTCGCCCCGTACAAGCGGATCCGGCGGATCGAGTTCGGCGAACTGCCCAAGACGGTCTCCGGGAAGATCCGCAGGATCGAACTGCGCGAGGCGACAGCGGCGGGCTCCCCGGCGGAGTACCTGGAAGGGGACCTGAGGTGA
- a CDS encoding BTAD domain-containing putative transcriptional regulator yields MLGTLEVWSEAARVPLPSQRHQRVLAALLLAPNAVVSLPKLVEALWDERPPATATKQVQNCVSALRERLGPAGNDLIATDGPGYRMTVTCDQLDSLRFHRGLTAARLSAAEGRLAEGVAEARAALRLWRGAALDGLDTPLLTSRAALLDEQRLNAVEECIDWQLALGEHREVADELAGLVVEHPLRERLSRQLMCALFRGGSQVEALAVYRRLCGGLADELGIDPGPELQELYTRILRGESGPAGPAAPTPAERPAAPAERPAAPAERPAAGTTDPGPRTAETVRLAGAVRELGAAITRQWTAEAEMRSLNRPEPVHLGWSSTGRPVAAVAGAVLGVRPDGDRPERMTLRGDLTDVAAKFRRLPARQLVVLGEPGAGKTVLAIQLTLGLLRDRAPGEPVPVLLPLASWNPRREHLRLWLERRLVEEYPGLANTAAYGWNAAERLVAEGLLIPVLDGLDETPPALHAAAIDALDQAVADGRPLVVTCRTAEYEQAVRHEGGILARAAVVEIEPVGLEDAIRFLTARKRLGDPRWQPVADHLRGHPTGAFARALGTPLMVDLARTAYTDPATDPAELCDPARFPDRHEVEQHLLAAYLPAVYPRHPRPAAPYNPTVPVRHYSQEEAQRWLTFLAQHLRATGTHEMAWWQLEGAVPRCVTGLLLGLPPGLLFAATGELAAGPVVGLIYGLSFTLAGCVAHGVGNRPGPLRVELHFRGTAARFLGRFGIGVAIGVGLGISWSLTAVTVTLLAVIFGLGIGVHVWLDAPVDANRVSSPPSLLRQDRLAAVLFTLSLALSLGLFYAMAFAFTRQVRFVTVADGRFDLVLALAGGSAAALLGRYLLGGVGSAAYGIAGMMIGGLVFPRSTGITDGLLVGLTFGLAVGLAVCLTRAWGAFALNRLWLAARGRTPWRLMRFLDDARRRGVLRQMGAVYQFRHARLRDCLGVPPEPASTGGADRQPSSSVVTP; encoded by the coding sequence GTGCTCGGAACACTGGAGGTCTGGTCGGAGGCCGCGAGGGTGCCGCTGCCGAGCCAGCGTCATCAGCGTGTACTCGCGGCTCTGCTGCTCGCGCCGAACGCGGTGGTCTCGTTACCGAAACTGGTCGAGGCGCTGTGGGACGAACGTCCTCCGGCCACCGCCACCAAGCAGGTTCAGAACTGCGTCTCGGCGCTTCGGGAGAGGCTGGGCCCGGCGGGGAACGACCTGATCGCCACCGACGGGCCCGGCTACCGGATGACGGTCACCTGCGATCAGCTCGACTCGCTCCGGTTCCACCGGGGGCTCACGGCGGCCCGGCTGTCCGCCGCCGAGGGGCGGCTCGCGGAGGGCGTGGCCGAGGCCCGCGCGGCGCTGCGACTGTGGCGGGGCGCCGCGCTGGACGGCCTCGACACCCCGCTGCTGACCAGTCGTGCGGCGCTGCTCGACGAGCAGCGGCTCAATGCCGTCGAGGAGTGCATCGACTGGCAACTGGCGCTGGGCGAACACCGCGAGGTCGCCGACGAACTGGCGGGGCTGGTCGTCGAACATCCGCTGCGCGAGCGCCTGAGCAGACAACTGATGTGCGCGCTGTTCCGCGGTGGCAGCCAGGTCGAGGCCCTCGCGGTGTACCGCCGGCTGTGCGGCGGGCTCGCCGACGAACTCGGCATCGACCCGGGGCCCGAACTCCAGGAGCTCTACACGCGCATACTCCGCGGCGAGTCCGGGCCCGCGGGCCCCGCAGCGCCGACGCCCGCCGAACGGCCCGCAGCGCCCGCCGAACGGCCCGCGGCGCCCGCCGAACGGCCCGCGGCGGGCACGACCGACCCCGGTCCCCGCACTGCTGAAACGGTTCGACTGGCCGGAGCGGTACGGGAGTTGGGTGCGGCCATCACCCGCCAGTGGACGGCGGAGGCGGAGATGCGGTCGCTGAACCGGCCCGAGCCGGTCCACCTCGGGTGGTCCAGCACCGGCCGCCCGGTCGCCGCGGTTGCCGGGGCCGTACTGGGTGTGCGGCCGGACGGGGACCGGCCCGAGCGGATGACCCTGCGCGGGGACCTCACCGATGTGGCGGCGAAGTTCCGCAGGCTCCCGGCACGCCAGTTGGTGGTGCTCGGCGAGCCGGGCGCGGGCAAGACGGTACTGGCCATCCAGCTGACGCTCGGGCTGCTCCGCGACCGGGCGCCGGGGGAGCCGGTGCCGGTGCTCCTCCCGCTGGCGTCGTGGAACCCCCGCCGGGAGCATCTGCGCCTCTGGCTGGAGCGCAGACTGGTCGAGGAGTACCCGGGTCTGGCGAACACCGCGGCCTACGGCTGGAACGCGGCGGAACGCCTGGTGGCCGAGGGGCTTCTGATTCCGGTGCTCGACGGTCTCGACGAAACACCGCCGGCCCTGCACGCGGCGGCCATCGACGCCCTGGACCAGGCCGTGGCCGACGGCCGCCCGCTCGTGGTCACCTGCCGGACCGCGGAGTACGAACAAGCGGTGCGTCACGAGGGCGGCATCCTGGCACGGGCGGCGGTCGTCGAGATCGAACCGGTCGGCCTGGAGGACGCCATCAGATTCCTCACCGCCCGCAAACGGCTCGGCGACCCCCGCTGGCAGCCGGTCGCCGACCATCTGAGGGGGCACCCGACCGGAGCGTTCGCGCGGGCACTGGGTACTCCGCTGATGGTCGACCTGGCGCGCACCGCCTACACGGACCCCGCCACGGACCCGGCCGAACTCTGCGACCCGGCCCGCTTCCCGGACCGGCACGAGGTCGAACAGCACCTGCTCGCCGCCTACTTGCCCGCCGTCTACCCGCGCCACCCGCGCCCGGCGGCACCGTACAACCCCACCGTGCCGGTCCGTCACTACTCGCAGGAGGAGGCCCAGCGGTGGCTGACCTTCCTCGCCCAGCACCTCCGCGCCACCGGTACGCACGAGATGGCCTGGTGGCAGCTGGAGGGGGCCGTTCCGCGGTGCGTCACCGGGCTCCTGCTGGGGCTGCCGCCGGGGCTGCTGTTCGCGGCCACCGGCGAACTCGCCGCCGGACCCGTGGTCGGGCTGATCTACGGGTTGTCGTTCACCCTCGCGGGCTGCGTCGCCCACGGGGTCGGGAACCGGCCGGGGCCGCTGCGGGTGGAACTCCACTTCAGGGGTACCGCGGCCCGCTTCCTCGGCCGGTTCGGCATCGGTGTCGCGATCGGCGTCGGGCTCGGAATCAGCTGGTCGCTCACGGCCGTGACGGTCACCCTGCTCGCCGTGATCTTCGGGCTCGGCATCGGGGTGCACGTCTGGCTGGACGCGCCGGTCGACGCGAACCGGGTGTCCAGCCCGCCCAGCCTTCTCCGCCAGGACCGGCTCGCCGCCGTGCTGTTCACCCTGTCGCTCGCCCTGTCGCTCGGACTGTTCTACGCGATGGCGTTCGCCTTCACCCGGCAGGTCAGATTCGTGACCGTGGCGGACGGGCGGTTCGATCTCGTCCTCGCACTGGCCGGTGGCTCCGCGGCAGCCCTGCTGGGGCGCTATCTGCTCGGCGGGGTGGGGAGCGCGGCCTACGGGATCGCCGGAATGATGATCGGAGGCCTGGTGTTCCCGCGGTCGACCGGCATCACCGACGGGCTCCTCGTGGGCCTCACGTTCGGGCTCGCCGTGGGGCTCGCGGTCTGTCTCACCCGGGCCTGGGGCGCCTTCGCGCTGAACCGGCTCTGGCTCGCGGCCCGCGGGAGGACCCCGTGGCGGCTCATGCGGTTCCTCGACGACGCCAGACGCCGCGGCGTGCTGCGGCAGATGGGCGCCGTCTACCAGTTCAGGCACGCCCGGCTCCGGGACTGCCTGGGGGTTCCGCCCGAGCCCGCGTCGACGGGCGGAGCCGACCGTCAGCCGAGTTCCAGCGTGGTGACCCCGTAG